A single region of the Marinobacter salinus genome encodes:
- a CDS encoding YfaZ family outer membrane protein — MKASRISLMIFSLAAAPAFAGDVDLSLTNDSVKGQVNFFGTNNDIQLGTGYTYREGGLDILNADFHAQGRTAIGNLPTTAGIGMRGIAWDADRLDGGAIALGGFATVNIPKVPGLSFTGGLHYAPSILSFGDSDDLTSVELRGSYRVIRNAEVFAGYRYLNTDLDRPYRGDVDLDEGVMAGMKIFF; from the coding sequence ATGAAAGCGTCCCGCATTTCCCTGATGATTTTCTCTTTGGCCGCCGCGCCGGCGTTTGCCGGTGATGTGGATCTGAGCCTCACCAACGATTCCGTAAAGGGTCAGGTGAACTTCTTTGGCACCAACAATGATATCCAGCTGGGCACCGGCTATACCTACCGCGAAGGTGGCCTGGACATCCTCAATGCCGACTTTCATGCTCAGGGCCGCACCGCCATTGGCAACCTGCCCACCACTGCCGGCATTGGCATGCGCGGCATTGCCTGGGATGCAGACCGCCTTGATGGTGGCGCCATTGCCCTGGGGGGATTTGCGACAGTGAACATTCCGAAGGTTCCCGGGCTCTCCTTCACCGGCGGCCTCCACTACGCGCCCAGCATTTTGTCATTCGGCGATTCCGATGACCTGACCAGTGTTGAACTCCGTGGCAGCTATCGGGTTATCCGAAACGCGGAAGTGTTCGCCGGCTACCGTTACCTGAACACGGATCTGGATCGCCCGTACCGTGGCGACGTGGACCTTGATGAGGGCGTTATGGCAGGTATGAAGATCTTCTTCTGA
- the yacG gene encoding DNA gyrase inhibitor YacG: MNVECPTCKKSVEWTEANPYRPFCSERCKLIDLGAWANEEYRVPAENASPEDLDQGGETTQH; encoded by the coding sequence ATGAACGTCGAATGCCCAACCTGTAAAAAGTCCGTGGAATGGACAGAAGCCAACCCTTACCGCCCATTCTGTTCCGAGCGATGCAAACTGATCGACCTTGGCGCCTGGGCCAACGAGGAGTACCGTGTACCGGCTGAAAATGCGTCACCGGAAGATCTTGACCAGGGCGGCGAAACAACGCAGCACTGA
- a CDS encoding response regulator — MPSHRLFEHLGIRPLAGRLLAYVLLFSLVLSLVATGVQMIGEFDRRKSDLESTQSKAAELVSGSMSNNIWLMNFSEVANSLDDMKAVPSIQYARVITSTGNEFTTGTYPDGRVISQSFPLVFDRTGIRNSEKVGTLTLTSSVEQVHDELRNRALLNLLFQSIVVMLGTFGLLIIVRLTLSRHLEAMADYAARLNLDALVDPLKLKRKPRKAPDELTELEQALNKMRLQILEDTQSLRQTTIQSQGERDEAVRANHAKNQFLANVSHELRIPLQSVLGYANLLTDTPLDQEQREYVQTLLSASESLSSIINDLLDISSMEAGKLVLEDIPFDLRETLNDLVHMLGARAREKNLALELRIDENLPWALKGDPVRIRQILLNLTSNAIKFTDSGHVLISIEVLGRRDDKARLRIAVEDTGVGISPEDIPLVYEPYVQLGQRFQRQLPGAGLGLTICRQLVNLMDGSLELESRPGEGSTFWIELTLPVAPESSPQIRPDTRMVKNRRILVVDSYELSRKITLEMLSRHDVYIEAVKSAGEALTTLRQAFDSQQPFDAIILDGFVPDMDSDLLCRQIRGNPSWASLRLLILSSNPQRGDAEHFRQAGADAFLSKSLRESCLTPILNQLFADAAKEERRFLTRFSLQAVSDTSKRRELPCGRMKVLLVEDNPVNRTLTRRLLEKLGCDVMTANDGEAAASLWQWHPFDLIFMDCVMPRVDGFEATRRLREWEKSGNRARIPVVALTASAMEEDEEKCRHAGMDSFVAKPVNIEMLRAVLEQYCKASAPS, encoded by the coding sequence TTGCCTTCACACCGTCTTTTTGAGCACTTGGGGATACGGCCACTGGCAGGCAGATTGCTGGCGTACGTGCTGTTGTTCAGTCTTGTGCTGTCCCTGGTCGCCACCGGCGTCCAGATGATCGGCGAGTTCGACCGCCGTAAAAGTGATCTCGAAAGCACCCAGTCAAAAGCCGCCGAACTCGTCTCCGGCAGCATGAGCAACAACATCTGGCTGATGAATTTCAGCGAAGTGGCCAACAGCCTGGATGACATGAAGGCTGTGCCCTCGATTCAGTATGCCCGGGTCATCACATCCACGGGAAACGAATTCACCACCGGCACCTACCCCGACGGCCGGGTTATTTCCCAGAGCTTTCCACTGGTGTTTGATCGCACCGGCATTCGCAACTCGGAAAAAGTAGGTACGCTCACCCTGACCTCCTCTGTCGAGCAGGTACACGACGAACTCAGAAATCGTGCCCTGCTCAACCTCCTGTTCCAGTCCATCGTCGTGATGCTGGGTACCTTCGGGCTCCTGATCATTGTGCGCCTGACCCTGTCAAGGCACTTGGAGGCGATGGCGGATTACGCCGCCCGGCTGAACCTGGACGCGCTGGTGGACCCCTTGAAACTCAAGCGAAAGCCAAGGAAGGCGCCGGATGAGTTGACAGAGCTCGAACAGGCCCTGAACAAAATGCGACTGCAAATTCTGGAAGACACCCAGTCTCTCCGGCAGACCACCATTCAGTCCCAGGGCGAGCGCGACGAGGCCGTTCGTGCCAACCACGCCAAGAACCAGTTTCTCGCCAACGTCAGCCACGAACTCCGGATTCCCCTGCAGTCTGTCCTGGGCTATGCCAACCTGTTAACCGATACGCCCCTGGACCAGGAACAACGCGAGTACGTTCAGACGCTCCTCAGCGCCTCGGAAAGTCTGTCCTCCATCATTAACGACTTGCTGGATATTTCCAGTATGGAGGCGGGCAAACTGGTGCTTGAGGACATTCCGTTCGATCTCCGGGAGACCCTGAATGACCTGGTCCACATGCTCGGCGCCCGTGCCCGCGAAAAGAACCTGGCACTGGAACTCCGCATCGATGAAAACCTGCCCTGGGCACTGAAGGGTGACCCTGTGCGGATTCGCCAGATTCTGCTGAACCTGACCTCAAACGCCATCAAGTTCACCGATTCCGGCCACGTTCTGATCAGCATCGAAGTTCTTGGTCGTCGTGATGACAAGGCGCGACTCCGGATTGCGGTTGAAGATACCGGTGTCGGCATAAGCCCGGAGGATATTCCGCTGGTTTACGAGCCCTACGTCCAGCTCGGGCAAAGGTTCCAGCGCCAACTCCCCGGCGCGGGGCTAGGTCTGACCATTTGCCGGCAACTGGTCAATCTGATGGATGGCTCCCTGGAGCTGGAAAGTCGCCCGGGTGAAGGGTCCACGTTCTGGATAGAGCTGACTCTGCCGGTGGCACCCGAAAGTTCGCCCCAGATTCGGCCGGATACCCGGATGGTCAAAAACAGACGTATTCTGGTGGTGGACTCCTACGAGCTGTCACGCAAGATCACCCTGGAGATGCTGTCCCGGCACGACGTCTACATTGAGGCCGTCAAGTCTGCCGGGGAAGCCCTGACCACGCTCCGCCAGGCGTTCGACAGTCAGCAACCGTTCGATGCGATCATCCTCGACGGCTTTGTGCCGGACATGGACAGCGACCTTCTCTGCCGCCAGATCCGCGGTAATCCCTCATGGGCAAGCCTGCGCCTGCTGATTCTGTCTTCCAACCCGCAGCGCGGCGACGCCGAGCATTTCCGGCAGGCGGGTGCCGATGCATTTCTCAGCAAATCACTCCGGGAATCCTGCCTGACGCCGATTCTCAATCAGTTGTTTGCCGATGCCGCCAAAGAAGAGCGACGCTTTCTCACCCGCTTTTCTTTGCAGGCGGTCAGCGATACCTCCAAGCGGCGGGAGTTGCCCTGTGGCCGCATGAAGGTTCTGCTGGTTGAAGACAACCCCGTTAACCGGACGCTCACCCGACGCCTGCTGGAAAAACTGGGCTGTGATGTAATGACGGCGAACGACGGCGAAGCCGCGGCCAGTCTCTGGCAGTGGCATCCGTTTGACCTTATCTTCATGGATTGTGTCATGCCCCGGGTGGACGGGTTTGAAGCGACCCGACGTCTCCGGGAATGGGAGAAATCCGGCAACCGGGCGCGGATTCCGGTTGTGGCCCTGACAGCCAGTGCCATGGAGGAAGACGAGGAAAAATGCCGCCACGCCGGGATGGATTCTTTCGTTGCCAAGCCTGTCAATATTGAAATGCTGCGTGCAGTACTGGAACAATACTGTAAAGCGTCCGCCCCCTCCTGA